GCAGAAATCTCCTCTGCACTCTCCTCTGCAGCCTTCATTCCGATCTCAGGCTTAGCACCGGCGCCAAGACCCTTTGTAAGCTTCTCACCTATCTGTAAAAGCTTAGGTGCTTTGCAGAGCTGAAGAGCCTGCTTATCAGTATTAATACCGATGAATTCTACACCGGTAATATTCTCATCTACCATTCTATTTACAGCATTATTGCCTGCGCCACCAACCCCGACAACGATGATTTTGCAGCCAGACTCAGCCTCATTTGACTTAATCTCCAGCAAGACAACTCCTCCTTCACAAACCTCATAAACTCCTAATAGCTATGATACGATTTTTTGTTTCAATTATCAACCCGTTTTTTTTATCTAAATTTTTGTTTTTTCGAAGACAATTCACTGATTTTTCTCTTCAAATGTGATGTTTTTAGTATCTTCGTCAAAATCTTTCATCTCCAATAAGCCTTTTTTCCCTTCCAGATTAGGCAGAATATATTGAAGTTGTATAATTTTTTCATCAATATAAGAACTTGTACCTAAACTGACCTCAATGTCCCCAAAATAAATATAAACATTGTATTCATTGTCAAAAAAGATCTTATCGGCATGCATATTGTATTTGTCCAAAAGCTGAGTCAGATCAAGTATCTCGGCAAATACAGTCTCATTGTCCACAGGGAGTTTCTCATGGAGAATAACGTAGTTAAAATCAAGCCCCATTACCTGTGGAACCACATCTGAGGGCTCCATGGAACTCTCAACTACAATACCATCCCTGTCGAAGTACATGTAACGCCCAAGATATGCTATATACCCGGCAACAGCCTTCTCATAAACATTTATTCTGATGGTGTCAGGTGAAACAATGTCCACATCCATCTTCTCAACAAACGGAACGCCTTCTATACTCTTGTTCCTATACTTAAATGACAGATATAGAGAATTGCGGCTAAGCCCGTCTGTCATTACCATATCGATAATTTCTTCATTGGTATAATGAGTGTTGCCACTCACGTAAATATTTGTAACCTTATAATTTTCAACTATATAGTTTAGTGCTACCACCAGAACCACCATCACAGTGAGTACAATTCCAAGAATAATAAAAAGACTCCTGCTACTTCTCAAGGATCTAAACAGTCCCTCAAAAGGATGAAAATCCTCCATGTAGTCTCTTATACTCATGTGATAACTGCCATATTGTTTTCTTCGTCTTTTGACTACCTTTTTTCGTCGCTTTTTTGCCATCCTGATACGTATTTATTCCCTTCCAATATTCCTGGCAACATTAAGGGCTATGCCCACTTCTGCCAGCTGAACAATAACCGCTGAGCCTCCATAGCTGATAAAAGGAAGCGTAACGCCGGTATTAGGAATTGTATTGGTAACAACGGCAATATTCAGGATAACCTGAATGGAAATATGTGCCATTACTCCAATAACAAGAAGAGCCCCAAACATATCATTGGCATTATTAGCAATGATCATAAGTCGCCATATGAGAAGAATGAACATCAGCATAACAGCCACAGCACCAAAAAGCCCCAGTTCTTCACAAATAATAGAAAAAATCATATCGTTCTGGGCTTCAGGAAGCTTCATCTTCTGCATGCTCTCTCCAAGGCCTTTTCCGAAAATTCCTCCGGAGCCTATTGCATAAAGAGCCTGAAGTGTCTGGAAACTGTAATCACTGGCATAAGCAGCAGGATCAAGCCAGGCAAGAACTCTCTTAAATCTGTAGTTCATACCACTGCTATCATCTGAATTAGCAATAATAACAACAATAACAGCAACCAGAGCTATTACTCCAAGCGCTACAGCCAAATACCTCTTGTAGCCCGGAGTAGCAACGAACAGCATAATAACAGCAATTCCCATTACAATGATAGCGGAGCTAAGGTTCTCTGAAATCTTGTATACCATAAGAGCCAGGATAAGCGGGAAAAGGAGTGCTGTGCAATACCCCTTGGCTGTTAAAAGATTACTGCGCATCTTGATAATGATCGTAGCAGTAAAAACAATTACGGCAAACTTGGCAACCTCTGCAGGCTGAATGGATACACCGTGAAAAATGATCCATCTTCTCGCACCATTTACAGTTCTTCCATAGGGATAGAGCAAAATGAGAAGCACTACTGCAAAAAGATAAATAGGTACCGTAAGTTTCTGTAATACTTTATACGGAAAAAACGACATAAAAAGCATAATGCCAAGTCCCAAAAGAGTCGGGACAAGCTGATGCTTAAAATAATATGCAGAATCCCCAAGACTCACGCCAGCCTCATATGAGCTGGTTGAATATAACATTATAAGTCCAAAAGACAATAGAAACAGGACTACAAAAATAAGACTGTAGTCCACATAGGTTTCTTCTTTTGGTTTTCCAAGTGTTGCTGCTCTTGCCAATTTTCCCCCTCGCAATAGACAAAAAGCGTCTATTTTGCATAATTAGTCAGATAATTTATTTACGTAATCTTTAAATCTCTTACCTCTGGTCTCATAATTTGGGAACATGTCCCAGCTTGCGCATGCGGGAGACAAAAGAACCGCATCGCCCTTCTGTGCGCTCTCAGTGCAGAACTCAAGTGCCTCTTCATAAGTATCCTTAAATACGTAATTACTAAAGCCGTGTTTGTCACAACACTCAGCTATTTTCTGCCTGGTCTGTCCAATGAGGACAAGAAGCTTTATAGTATCGCCAAAGCTCTCAATCCACTCATCATAGTCATTTCCTTTATCATATCCGCCGCCTATGAGTATTGTAGGCTTACACATAGCCTTAACGCCCTGAATTGCTGCATCCGGATTAGTTCCCTTAGAATCGTTGTAGTAATCAACACCTCTCTTGGTAGCTACAAATTCAATTCTGTGTTCAACGGCCTTGAAATTCCTGATAACAGACAAAATAGTAGCAAGAGGCACATCCATAGCAAGGCTCATTGCTATAGCTGCCATTACATTCTCAACATTACAGGTTCCAACAAGATTCATATCATGTATATTCATGATCTTCATGGCATTTCCTGCAGTTGCCATGTAAATATCCTCGCCATCAAGATAGAAGCCGTCTTCAAGCTTTTCTTTTGACGAAAAGAATACAACCTTGGCAGGACATCTAGCTCCAAAATCTCTTGTATATTCGTTGTCATAGTTGAGAACGCAAGTGTCCTCTTTGGTCTGGTTATGTGTAATATTCTCTTTCATCTGAGCATAACATTCCATCGTATGATGTCTGTTAAGATGATCCGGTGTGATATTGAGAATAGCTGATACATTAGCATGGAAATTATCTACTGCTTCGAGCTGGAAAGAGCTTATCTCACCGACTGTTACGCAAGACTCATCCATTTCAAGTGCGCTCTCAGCATAGGAAACACCTATATTGCCTACTACGTACGCTTTTCCAAAGTGCGCCTTCATGATCTCACCTACAAGTGTTGTAGTAGTAGTCTTGCCGTTTGTTCCTGTGATTGCGATCATTTTGCCCTTAGCAAAGTTATAGGCAAGTTCAATCTCACTCCAGATTGGAATATTCTTATCCTTGATACGCATAACTGTCGGAGCATCAAGTGGAACTGCAGGACTTGGCACTGTCAGAGCTATATCTGAAAGATCTTCGTCAGAGATTGTCCCAACTATTATCCTGGTACCCTCTCTATCTTCTTCATGTAACTTATTTCTGATGTTATCCTCTGTAACCTTGGTATTTTCCTCAAGTACTACAGGAAGCGCACCAACCTTATTGAGAAGGTTTACTGATCCAACTCCTGAAAGTCCCGAGCCGATTACAAGAACTTTTTTCCCTTTTAAATCTGCTGTCATTTTTTATTTCCTCTTAAGTTAAATACTTATTACCATAAAATATGGCTATTATCATCTAAGTCCTGCATAAGCTATGAGACACATGATCACAGTTACTGTAGTGAACACGTTAACTACCCTTGTCTCTGACCAGCCGCCTTTTTCAAAGTGATGATGAATTGGCGCCATTCTGAAAATTCTTTTACCATGTGTCAGCTTAAAATATGTAACCTGCATGATTACTGAAATTGCCTCACCGGCATAAATAAAGCCGACTATAACAATGAAAATCGGCATATTCATAACATAAGCAATACTTGTAACAAAGCCTCCGATAGCAAGAGATCCCAGATCTCCCATCATGACCTTGCCCGGATATACGTTGTATACAAGATAGCCCAGAAGTCCGCCCAGCATAGCTGCTGACATAACTTCTGCACCTGTTGCACCATAGAACATCGCTGCCGCAATAAAGAATCCGGCTACAACTGCTGTAACTGACGCGCAAAGTCCGTCAACGCCGTCTGTGAGGTTTGTTCCATTACCTGTTCCAAGTGCAATAAAGAACAGAATTGGGATGTTCCAAAAACCGATATCAAGTGTGATATCAGTAAACGGAATCTTAAGTGCAAGAGAAAGATCTGTAAAATTGTATATATACAGAACAAATACAGCTACTACAATAAACTGTCCAAGGAGCTTCTGCCATGGAAGAAGGCCCAGGTTGTGCTTCCTTACTACCTTAATGTAGTCATCCAAAAAGCCAATGATGCCAAATCCGATCGTCATTATCAGCACCGGAATGACTTCCTTGTGGCTCATGCTGTAGAAGATACCAATAATAAGAAATGGAATCAGGAAAATTATTCCGCCCATTGTAGGTGTTCCCGTTTTCTTCTTGTGAGACTCAAGTCCCTCTTCTCTCTCAGTCTGGCCTGCCTTAAGGCGTCTGAGCATCTCAATTACTCTAGGGCCAATCACAACTGCAATGCAAAAAGAAACAACTGTTGGTATCAATGTTCTGAAAATATAGTCACTCACCGTTTTATCCTCACTAAATCAACTAAAAATACAATTTAGACATTTTTATTGCGCAGAACTGCCAGATGCAGCAGCTGCACTTTCCGAAACTCCGGTTCCATCAAAGTCCGGAAGAACTTCATATCCTGTCGGGCTTCCATTATTTGGATCCAAAAGATCACCTGTCTCCGGGTCAATATAATACCCCGTCTGAGGGTCAACGTCAAATGCCTGCCAAATAGATGATTTGCTTGATTTTTCTGCAGCTTCCAGAGCTTTTGCTTCTTCAGGAGTAAGCATAGATGAGCTTCCCTCACTACTGCTTTCATCTCCTGATGAGCCTTCTGTTCCTGCAGCATCCGGATTTTCAACTATTGCAGGGGTAACCATTTTTTCTCTTAATTCCTCAAGCTCCTGAATCTCTTTTTCGGAGAGTTCCTCAGTCATAGGAACATTCATATAAGGCAGAGCTTCTGTGAGGATCTTTTTAACCAGAACTGTTGCAAGTCTTGTAGCTGTTTCCTGAATCAAAACATTAGGCCTGTCTATTACAACATAGATTGCCACCTTGGGATTATCGGCAGGAGCTGCCCCCATAAAGGAAACAACGTACTGTCTGTTACCACGGGGAAGAGTCTGAGCTGTTCCCGTCTTGCCAATTATGCGATATCCGGCTGGTCTTGCTGTTCTACCAGTACCCTCATCGCCCATAACAACCGCTTCACAGTACTGCCTGATCTTATCAGAAGTACTCTGAGATACAGTCTGTCTAAGGATCCTTGGCTCTATATTTTTAACTGTAGCTCCGCTTGAGTTTACAATCTTCTTAACAACGTGCGGTTCATAAAAATAACCGCCATTAATAAGAGAACAATACGCGCTTATCATCTCTATCATGTCTACGTTGAAACCTTGTCCGAAAGTATTAACTGCAAGGTCTGTAGGTCCCATATCACTTGCTGAATAAGTAAGTCCTTCTGTTCTGGCTTCTCCTGCAAGGTCTATGTTTGTCTTTAAACCAAAACCAAAGATTCTCTGAAACTCAGAAAATGTATTCACTCCGATTGACTGTCCAATGTACATCATAGCAACATTGCACGAAATCTCGATACCACGCTCGACTGATACATATCCGTCACCATTTCTGTTATGGCACTTGATATCATAGTCACCTACATGGAGGAATCCAGGGCAGCTATATACCTCATTACCTGTTATAGATCCTGACTCAAGTCCTGTAGCGACAGTAAATGGCTTGGCTACTGAACCTGGTTCATAGGTATCTGAAATACAGAAGTTTTTCCAAAGAGCGTTATAGTTCTGATAGAGCTGCTCGTCAGTAAATCCGTCAATCATCTCCTGCGTAATATATACACCTGAATCAAAAACAGATTCACCCTTAACCTTGTTGCCCTTTTCATCTACTGAAGGCATTCCGATAAGTCTGGAAGTATCTCTTGGATTATTGAGATCGTAAAAGGGATAGCTTGCCATAGCAAGTATCTCTCCGGAATTAACATCCATCATAATGCAGCCTACATTATTAGCTCCGTTGGCCTCTCTGACATTATTGGAATATTCATCATTAAATTCCTGAAGATATTTCTCAACTATATTCTGAAGGTTACCATCTATAGTTGTGACTATGCTGTCTCCGTCAGTAGCAGGAATTGTTGTTCTCTCAAGCTTGGAATCATCATCAAGATATCCATATTCTCTGCCTGCAGTTCCTGAGAGGACGTCATTATAGTATTCTTCCAGTCCGTACATGCCGTAGTTATCGCCGGTTGTAAAACCAATAACATCGCAAGCCATGGAATTATTAGGATATTTCCTGATATAACCTGATTCAAACCAGATTCCCTGGATATTCTCATCATATTTTTCTGAGCCAAGAGTGATCAGTTCCTGAAAATCTGCAATCTGATCATACGAGAGCTTTTTGGCCAGAACATAGTACTGGGAAGTAGGATGATCGCTAAGATATGATCTGATCTCTGATGCATCCAGCTTAAAATATGTTACGAGCGCTTTAAGGGTAGGTTCAAGATACTTCTCGTCACGAAGAAGAAGCTTGGCATCCAGTACCAGATTGTAAACCTTCTCGCTGTAAGCAAGGATCGTTCCATTTGCATCCAGTATTTCTCCTCTTCTAAAAGGCAGGGTTGTAGAGTCATATTGCTGCTGCGACAGGACCTGCTTCTCGTATTCCTCTCCGTTATTCATGGTAATATGGATAAGTCTTGCCCCTAATCCAACGAAAGCCAGTAGTACTAATATGAACAGTACTACCAGCTTCTTTTTCATTCCTATGGTAAATTTATGGACGTTCTTTTTTCTCTTTTTCCTCATTGCTCTGTATCACTTTCCATCACTTTGGGGAATTGGAGCTACCTGACGCACATAGTCATTGCCGCCTCCATCAGAGTATGTTACAATCTGCCCCTCAGTTGCATATGTCATTCCGTATTCCTGGATTGCTATTCTCTTAACCTCATCCAGATCAACGTTTCCATTCGCTCTATTATACGCCTCATCATTCTCCTGTTTCAATGTGTTAAGCTGACTCTCAAGTGTAGCAATGTTCTTAACACTGTTTGTGATCTGTGACTGAAGCGAAATATACCATGCCAATGTCATAACCATAAGGATAACAGCCAAAGATAAAAACAACAAATATCCAAGGCTCATATGGTGTCTCTTTTTCCCCTGCTGAGGCTCATGAACATGGTATGGTCTACGTTCACGAACCGGATCAGCTACTCTTCTAATGGTATTTCCATATACATATCTGCTAGCCATGTTCTAAACCTCCTTATCTGTATCAATGCTTCATGTATAAATGCATTGAACTAATGTCTTATTCTAAAGTCTTACTCTGATACTTTCTCAAATACCCTAAGTTTAGCGCTCTGGGATCTCTTGTTCTCTGCCAGTTCCTGATCACTTGGCAAAATAGGTTTTCTTGTTACTACTCTTCCCTTGGATTTCTTGCCACATACGCAAACCGGAAAGTTCGGCGGGCAAGTACAGGGATTCTCATTGGTTCTGAAATTATTCTTGGTGATCCTGTCCTCAAGAGAATGGAATGTTATTACACACAGCCTTCCACCCGGATTAAGGAAATCAATAAATCCATCTAATGAATTCTGCAGAACATCAAGTTCTCTGTTAAGAGCAATTCTAATAGCCTGGTAAGTTCTCTTGGAAGGATGTCCTCCCTTTTCTCTCATCTTAGCAGGAATTGCAGCCTTAATAATGTCATTGAGCTGAAATGTCGTCTCTATCGGTGCCTTAGCTCTCTCAATACAAATGTGCTTGGCAATATTCTTGGCAAATTTATCTTCACCATAGTCTCTTATGATATGGAAAATCTCTGTCTCCGAATAATCATTGACGATATCCCTTGCAGTAAGAGTCTGTCTCTGATCCATTCTCATATCAAGCGGAACATCTTCCTTGTAGGTAAAACCTCTCTCGGCATTATCAAGCTGGTAAGATGAAACGCCAAGGTCAAGTAATATTCCGTCAACGCCGGTGACTCCCAGATTCTTAAGTCTGGTAACTGCGTTCTCGTAATTGTCTCTTATGATAGTCACTCTGTCTGAAAATGGTTCAAGTCTCTTGGTAGCTGCCGCTATAGCATCTTCATCCTGATCTGTGCCATATAAATGGCCACCCTTATCAAGTCTCTCTGCGATGTGAAAAGAATGCCCTGCTCCGCCAAGAGTTCCGTCAAGATAAATGCCATCAGGCTTAATATTCAGATTGTCCAGGCACTCATGTAGAAGCACCGAATAATGTTTGAATTCCATGTCTTTTCCTTTGTGTGCAAGCAATATGTCTGTTATCTGCCATGTCTGCGCATGGCTTAGATGCTCAAGCCATATTCACTCATCTTGGCAGCAATACTGTTAATGTCATCAAAAGTGCTGGCCTTCTCCCACTCATCCTTGCTCCAGATTTCAACCCTGTTACCTACTCCGGCAACAACAGCCTCTTTCTCTATCTTGGAATGAGCAAGCAGATTGGACGGGATCAGTATTCTGCCCTGTTTATCAACCTCAGCGTCAATTGCTCCCGCAAGGAAGAATCTGCTGAGCATACGGGCTTCAGGCTTGTCCATAGGAAGAGCCTGAAGTTTCTCTTCAAACTTCTCCCAGCCTTCTTCTGAGAACACAAAAAGGCATCCGTCAAAACCTCTGGTAACCACAAACTGTTCACCAAGGATTTCGCGGAATTTAGCAGGCATTATGAGTCTTCCCTTAGCGTCTATGGAATGACTATATTCACCTTTAAATGCTGTTCCCAAATTATCTTACCACTTTTCTACCACTTTTAACCACTTTTTAACACTTTTTACCACCTGAATTCATTATAAAGTAATTTATTTGATAAAACAACCCTATTTTCTCTGTTGCTCGTCTATCCGTTAAAGTTTTATTTTGTTTTAATAAATATGTATGTAAGCATCTATTCGCTTTTGTTCTATTGCAATCAAAAACGCCACCCCCCGAAGGAGTGGCGTTTAAATCAAAAAAATATTTACTTATCACTTCTTAAGTCCAGGCCATGTCTCAACTTCCTGACCTTTAAGTTTGATCCTCACAACTATATCCATGACTATCGCAAACACAACGAGGCATATAGCCAAAACCTGTGAAACCGGAAGTCCCACATGTGGCATGATAAGCTGATCTGTTCGAAGATTCTCTATCCATGCTCTTCCAAGGCCATAGCCTCCAAGATACAAAAGAATGATCTCTCCATTAAATCTCTTATGCTTACAATAAATCAAAAGTATGATCAAAAGACACACATTCCACATACACTCGTACAGGAATGTAGGACTAACCTGAACATAATTAGCTGTCTCACTCATATGCTCGCGCATAAGAGCTGTGATCTCACCGCTTCTAACCATTTCCACAGGAAGTCTCATGGCAAGAAGACCATCAGTATATTCTCCAAAAGCCTCTCTGTTAGTAAAGTTTCCCCATCTGCCTATAGCCTGGCCAAGAACAAGGCCATACATTATGGTATCTGCCATCATCAGAAAGCTCTTTTTCTTGATCCTGCAATAGATAAAAGCAGTTAAAAATCCAGCTATAACGCCTCCATAAATAGCAAGTCCACCATTTCTCAAGTAGAGAATCGACACCAGATTATCCTTGTAATAATCCCAAGAAAAGATAACGTAATATAGCCTTGCTCCAATTATCGAAAAGATAATTATATAAACAGCTATATCCCAGTAATCATCAGACTTCTGCCCGGTCTTCCCGGCCATCCTGGAAATCAAAAGAAGCGCCAGAAAGAATCCGCAGCCGATGATCACCCCATACAAAGCAACAGTGAAGCCAAAAACCGAAAACTCTTTAGGTACATTATTAAGATAGACATTAATATTAGGAAAGGCAATGTCCATCTTCCCCATGATATCCGGCATTTTCATATCCTCCAATTTTATAATCAGCCTTAATTAAACATTGAACCTGAAGAGAATTACATCTCCGTCCTGGACAACGTACTCTTTACCTTCCATACGTACAAGTCCCTTATCTCTTGCTGCAGAAAGTGAGCCTTCGCGAAGAAGGTCTTCATAATTAATAACCTCAGCTTTGATAAATCCTCTCTCAAAATCAGTGTGGATCTTACCTGCTGCCTGAGGAGCCTTGGTTCCAATCTTGATTGTCCAAGCTCTTGTCTCATCTTCACCGGAGGTAAGGAAACTCATAAGTCCAAGTGTTCTGTAGCTGGCTGCGATAAGCTTATCAAGGCCTGACTCTGTAAGGCCAAGACTATCAAGGAACTCTGCCTTCTCATCTTCATCAAGCTCTGAAATCTCAGCCTCTATCTGAGCACTGATAACAAATACTTCACTTCCTGACTTAGCTGCTAAATCTCTTACAGCCTGTACATACTGATTAGAAGCCCCATCATCTGCAAGGTCATCGTCCTTGACATTTGCAGCATAAATAACAGGCTTCCATGTGAGAAGATCCATGCTGTTCATAAGTGCCTTCTCATCTTCATCCTCAATTTCAAGTTCTCTTGCCATCTTGTTATCCTCAAGAGTTGCCTTGATCTTGTTAAGGAGTTCAAGCTCCTTGGCTGCTGTCTTGTCCATTCTGGCTGTCTTGGTAACCTTGGCAATTCTACGCTCAAGTACCTCAAGATCAGCAAAAATAAGCTCAAGATTGATTGTCTCTATATCTCTTGCAGGATCTACACTTCCATCAACGTGTACAACGTTAGGATCCTCAAAGCATCTTACTACATGAACAATTGCATCAGTCTCACGAATATTAGCAAGGAACTGGTTTCCAAGTCCTTCACCCTTACTTGCGCCCTTAACAAGTCCTGCGATATCTACAAATTCTATTGTTGCTGGTGTAACCTTCTTGGAATGATAAAGATCTCCAAGTGCCTTAAGTCTCTTATCCGGTACAGCTACAACTCCAACGTTAGGATCAATTGTAGCGAAAGGATAATTCGCAGCAAGAGCTCCTGCATTTGTAAGTGAATTAAAAAGTGTTGACTTACCTACGTTTGGTAAACCTACGATTCCTAGTTTCATTTTCTATGTATCTCCTTCTAAAAATGCTTTATTTAAGCCATTTGTTTTCTCAGCTTATTGTACCGAGTACCATGCCGGGCACCATTTATCTATTATGATATAAAAATAGTCCTGACACAGCGAATATATATTACCATGTCAGGACAGATTTGTAAAAACATCTAATGTCTCATTGTAGTCCCTGTTGTTTCGGATCAAAAGCATCTATTTATAAGGGAATCCAGATCTTCTAATACTTTTTCTTTTTTACCCAGTTTTATAGAGCATCACATTCACTAGCCTTCACCTATTTTGATGACATGAAAGCTATATGACGATGAGATTTTTGTATCCCCTCACTAAAAGGCACTTTTTTCTGGCGTTCTTTTTCCAAGTTTAAATACTTGAATTCTTTATAGATATCATTTTCAAGTATTTTTGCATATTTCAAAACCGCATTACGCCAACTGTCAAAATCAAATTCCTTTTTATACTGTTCCAAATCGATATTCTCAGTGCTATCTTCCAGATAATCTATCTCCGCTTCTTTCAAATTATCAAATAAAACTTTAGCCTGTGATATTGTATGTCCCATGACATCCAAACACATCTTGGCATTTTTTATCGAAGTACAAAAATATCTCTGAATGTATTTCTTACCTTCTTCGTCCTGAGTTTCTTTGATAATCAGTTCTTTTTTATCAAATATTGATAATAAATCTCCAAATGTATTTTTCCTTTGCAAAAAGTCATAGTTACCTATTGTTATACTTACATACTCACCCACTGAACTTTTCTCCTACATATCCTGAAATTTTACCCCTTTTTCATCTTTCCAATCCGCATTGCAATTTGAATTATAGTATATTCCATATCTGCTCAATATAACGTTTACCATTAGATTGATGATATTAGCATATTAGAATTACTGCAAAGAACCAAGTATCCAAATAAAATCTCTTTGGGCTACCGGACTCACTCCCTTAACACAATGCATTCATTTTCTCACATAGACTATAATATATGCATATATTTCACAAACTAGTCTCATTTAAACGTGAGACTAGAATGAGACTTGCATGAGACCAAAATGAGATTATTTCATAAAAAGCCCAATTTATGCGC
The sequence above is a segment of the Butyrivibrio proteoclasticus B316 genome. Coding sequences within it:
- a CDS encoding FtsW/RodA/SpoVE family cell cycle protein codes for the protein MARAATLGKPKEETYVDYSLIFVVLFLLSFGLIMLYSTSSYEAGVSLGDSAYYFKHQLVPTLLGLGIMLFMSFFPYKVLQKLTVPIYLFAVVLLILLYPYGRTVNGARRWIIFHGVSIQPAEVAKFAVIVFTATIIIKMRSNLLTAKGYCTALLFPLILALMVYKISENLSSAIIVMGIAVIMLFVATPGYKRYLAVALGVIALVAVIVVIIANSDDSSGMNYRFKRVLAWLDPAAYASDYSFQTLQALYAIGSGGIFGKGLGESMQKMKLPEAQNDMIFSIICEELGLFGAVAVMLMFILLIWRLMIIANNANDMFGALLVIGVMAHISIQVILNIAVVTNTIPNTGVTLPFISYGGSAVIVQLAEVGIALNVARNIGRE
- the mraY gene encoding phospho-N-acetylmuramoyl-pentapeptide-transferase, which produces MSDYIFRTLIPTVVSFCIAVVIGPRVIEMLRRLKAGQTEREEGLESHKKKTGTPTMGGIIFLIPFLIIGIFYSMSHKEVIPVLIMTIGFGIIGFLDDYIKVVRKHNLGLLPWQKLLGQFIVVAVFVLYIYNFTDLSLALKIPFTDITLDIGFWNIPILFFIALGTGNGTNLTDGVDGLCASVTAVVAGFFIAAAMFYGATGAEVMSAAMLGGLLGYLVYNVYPGKVMMGDLGSLAIGGFVTSIAYVMNMPIFIVIVGFIYAGEAISVIMQVTYFKLTHGKRIFRMAPIHHHFEKGGWSETRVVNVFTTVTVIMCLIAYAGLR
- the murD gene encoding UDP-N-acetylmuramoyl-L-alanine--D-glutamate ligase, which codes for MTADLKGKKVLVIGSGLSGVGSVNLLNKVGALPVVLEENTKVTEDNIRNKLHEEDREGTRIIVGTISDEDLSDIALTVPSPAVPLDAPTVMRIKDKNIPIWSEIELAYNFAKGKMIAITGTNGKTTTTTLVGEIMKAHFGKAYVVGNIGVSYAESALEMDESCVTVGEISSFQLEAVDNFHANVSAILNITPDHLNRHHTMECYAQMKENITHNQTKEDTCVLNYDNEYTRDFGARCPAKVVFFSSKEKLEDGFYLDGEDIYMATAGNAMKIMNIHDMNLVGTCNVENVMAAIAMSLAMDVPLATILSVIRNFKAVEHRIEFVATKRGVDYYNDSKGTNPDAAIQGVKAMCKPTILIGGGYDKGNDYDEWIESFGDTIKLLVLIGQTRQKIAECCDKHGFSNYVFKDTYEEALEFCTESAQKGDAVLLSPACASWDMFPNYETRGKRFKDYVNKLSD
- a CDS encoding cell division protein FtsL, producing MASRYVYGNTIRRVADPVRERRPYHVHEPQQGKKRHHMSLGYLLFLSLAVILMVMTLAWYISLQSQITNSVKNIATLESQLNTLKQENDEAYNRANGNVDLDEVKRIAIQEYGMTYATEGQIVTYSDGGGNDYVRQVAPIPQSDGK
- a CDS encoding penicillin-binding transpeptidase domain-containing protein, producing the protein MKKKLVVLFILVLLAFVGLGARLIHITMNNGEEYEKQVLSQQQYDSTTLPFRRGEILDANGTILAYSEKVYNLVLDAKLLLRDEKYLEPTLKALVTYFKLDASEIRSYLSDHPTSQYYVLAKKLSYDQIADFQELITLGSEKYDENIQGIWFESGYIRKYPNNSMACDVIGFTTGDNYGMYGLEEYYNDVLSGTAGREYGYLDDDSKLERTTIPATDGDSIVTTIDGNLQNIVEKYLQEFNDEYSNNVREANGANNVGCIMMDVNSGEILAMASYPFYDLNNPRDTSRLIGMPSVDEKGNKVKGESVFDSGVYITQEMIDGFTDEQLYQNYNALWKNFCISDTYEPGSVAKPFTVATGLESGSITGNEVYSCPGFLHVGDYDIKCHNRNGDGYVSVERGIEISCNVAMMYIGQSIGVNTFSEFQRIFGFGLKTNIDLAGEARTEGLTYSASDMGPTDLAVNTFGQGFNVDMIEMISAYCSLINGGYFYEPHVVKKIVNSSGATVKNIEPRILRQTVSQSTSDKIRQYCEAVVMGDEGTGRTARPAGYRIIGKTGTAQTLPRGNRQYVVSFMGAAPADNPKVAIYVVIDRPNVLIQETATRLATVLVKKILTEALPYMNVPMTEELSEKEIQELEELREKMVTPAIVENPDAAGTEGSSGDESSSEGSSSMLTPEEAKALEAAEKSSKSSIWQAFDVDPQTGYYIDPETGDLLDPNNGSPTGYEVLPDFDGTGVSESAAAASGSSAQ
- a CDS encoding cell division protein FtsQ/DivIB, which produces MSIRDYMEDFHPFEGLFRSLRSSRSLFIILGIVLTVMVVLVVALNYIVENYKVTNIYVSGNTHYTNEEIIDMVMTDGLSRNSLYLSFKYRNKSIEGVPFVEKMDVDIVSPDTIRINVYEKAVAGYIAYLGRYMYFDRDGIVVESSMEPSDVVPQVMGLDFNYVILHEKLPVDNETVFAEILDLTQLLDKYNMHADKIFFDNEYNVYIYFGDIEVSLGTSSYIDEKIIQLQYILPNLEGKKGLLEMKDFDEDTKNITFEEKNQ
- the mraZ gene encoding division/cell wall cluster transcriptional repressor MraZ, with the protein product MGTAFKGEYSHSIDAKGRLIMPAKFREILGEQFVVTRGFDGCLFVFSEEGWEKFEEKLQALPMDKPEARMLSRFFLAGAIDAEVDKQGRILIPSNLLAHSKIEKEAVVAGVGNRVEIWSKDEWEKASTFDDINSIAAKMSEYGLSI
- the rsmH gene encoding 16S rRNA (cytosine(1402)-N(4))-methyltransferase RsmH, translated to MEFKHYSVLLHECLDNLNIKPDGIYLDGTLGGAGHSFHIAERLDKGGHLYGTDQDEDAIAAATKRLEPFSDRVTIIRDNYENAVTRLKNLGVTGVDGILLDLGVSSYQLDNAERGFTYKEDVPLDMRMDQRQTLTARDIVNDYSETEIFHIIRDYGEDKFAKNIAKHICIERAKAPIETTFQLNDIIKAAIPAKMREKGGHPSKRTYQAIRIALNRELDVLQNSLDGFIDFLNPGGRLCVITFHSLEDRITKNNFRTNENPCTCPPNFPVCVCGKKSKGRVVTRKPILPSDQELAENKRSQSAKLRVFEKVSE